Proteins encoded by one window of Catenulispora sp. GP43:
- a CDS encoding zinc-dependent alcohol dehydrogenase family protein produces the protein MRGVMRYGPGDFRVEERPDPKIEAATDAVIRVVAACVCGSDLWSYRGTDAIEAPSPIGHEYVGVVEQVGDAVTTVKPGDFVVGGFSVSDNTCENCRAGYQTSCVQREWINDLGAQAERLRVPLADGTLVAAPGTPEEDLIPSLLTTSDVLATGWFAAVAAEAGPGKTVVVVGDGAVGLLGVLAAKQFGAERIIAMSRHEPRQRLAREFGATDIVTERGDEGVARVKEMTGGFGADSVIEAVGTQQSMLQAIRSTRPGGHIGYVGVSHGVTLDGQELFFSHAHLHGGNAPVRRFLPELIDLVWQRQIDPGKVFDLVLPLDQAPEAYQAMDQRRAVKVLLKP, from the coding sequence ATGCGTGGCGTCATGAGGTACGGACCTGGCGACTTCCGGGTGGAGGAGCGGCCCGACCCGAAGATCGAGGCGGCGACGGATGCCGTCATCCGTGTGGTGGCCGCCTGCGTGTGCGGCTCGGATCTGTGGTCCTACCGCGGCACCGATGCGATCGAGGCCCCGTCTCCGATCGGGCACGAGTACGTGGGCGTCGTGGAGCAGGTCGGTGATGCGGTCACCACGGTGAAGCCCGGTGATTTCGTCGTCGGTGGGTTCTCGGTGTCGGACAACACGTGCGAGAACTGCCGGGCGGGCTACCAGACCTCGTGTGTGCAGCGCGAATGGATCAACGATCTGGGCGCTCAGGCCGAGCGGCTGCGGGTGCCTCTGGCCGACGGCACGCTGGTCGCCGCGCCGGGCACGCCGGAGGAGGACCTGATCCCGAGCCTGCTGACCACCTCTGATGTGCTGGCCACCGGCTGGTTCGCCGCGGTGGCCGCCGAGGCGGGGCCGGGTAAGACCGTCGTCGTGGTCGGGGATGGCGCGGTGGGGTTGCTCGGCGTTCTGGCCGCCAAGCAGTTCGGCGCGGAGCGGATCATCGCCATGAGCCGGCATGAGCCGCGGCAAAGACTGGCTCGCGAGTTCGGCGCCACCGACATCGTCACCGAGCGCGGCGACGAGGGCGTGGCCCGCGTCAAGGAGATGACCGGCGGATTCGGCGCGGATTCGGTCATCGAGGCGGTGGGCACTCAGCAGTCGATGCTGCAGGCGATCCGCTCCACCCGGCCCGGGGGCCACATCGGGTACGTCGGCGTCTCCCATGGCGTGACCCTGGACGGCCAGGAGCTGTTCTTCTCCCACGCTCACCTGCACGGCGGTAATGCCCCGGTGCGGCGCTTCCTTCCGGAACTGATCGACCTGGTCTGGCAGCGGCAGATCGATCCGGGCAAGGTCTTCGACCTGGTACTGCCTCTCGACCAGGCCCCCGAGGCATACCAGGCAATGGACCAGCGTCGCGCTGTCAAGGTGCTGCTTAAGCCGTGA
- a CDS encoding SigE family RNA polymerase sigma factor, with the protein MTEEEFTEFYTYSVRRLVGQLYTMTGDLHEAQDVVQEAFERAWGHRRALDRDGAPEAWVRRTAWRLAVSRWRRARVGAQAWLRRDDAQLVPGPDPGGVDLTSALRVLPARQRICAALFYVCDLPVDQIAAETGLASGTVKTHLSRARTALAALLGETSPSEETP; encoded by the coding sequence TTGACCGAGGAGGAGTTCACCGAGTTCTACACCTACTCGGTTCGTCGGCTTGTCGGCCAGCTGTACACGATGACCGGTGATCTGCACGAAGCCCAGGACGTCGTCCAAGAGGCCTTCGAGCGTGCTTGGGGGCATCGGCGTGCCCTGGATCGCGACGGTGCGCCCGAGGCGTGGGTGCGGCGCACCGCCTGGCGCCTGGCGGTCAGCCGGTGGCGGCGGGCGCGGGTCGGGGCGCAGGCCTGGTTGCGGCGTGACGACGCGCAGCTGGTGCCGGGACCGGACCCCGGCGGCGTGGACCTGACGTCGGCACTGCGGGTCCTGCCGGCCCGGCAACGGATCTGCGCCGCGCTGTTCTACGTCTGCGATCTGCCGGTCGACCAGATCGCCGCCGAGACCGGGCTGGCCTCCGGCACCGTCAAAACCCACCTGTCCCGGGCCCGGACCGCTCTCGCCGCGCTCCTCGGCGAGACCTCCCCCAGTGAGGAGACCCCGTGA
- a CDS encoding ferritin-like domain-containing protein: MLTAASLFGEIRDNDQSYRLFCSIAMQGESQGGWENGRIARLVPDPVLAPKVARHGADEDKHGRIFRGLLRKRGLEPVEVPPETDYTMLLERQGIGLAHERLRRDEPLTEHDVLVYLVHSRVTEQRAAEQMRLLRKIFGDDPEIGRAVRMICSDENNHLAYCHEELLRLSAQGHRGEIDALLRTTALAEIRVYRTVSLAVMKRMGRILQWPRWKQAVLGLGVNAVYCYERLGGHRRMSVLKAPPPALRNAMGRTGPSESALHPAGP, encoded by the coding sequence ATGCTCACGGCCGCGAGTCTGTTCGGTGAGATCCGGGACAACGACCAGTCCTACCGGCTGTTTTGCAGCATCGCCATGCAGGGCGAGAGCCAGGGCGGCTGGGAGAACGGACGCATCGCCCGGCTGGTACCCGATCCGGTCCTGGCGCCGAAGGTGGCCAGGCACGGTGCGGACGAGGACAAGCACGGGCGTATCTTTCGCGGCCTGCTGCGCAAGCGTGGACTCGAGCCGGTCGAGGTGCCGCCCGAAACCGACTACACAATGCTTCTCGAACGGCAGGGCATCGGGCTGGCCCATGAGCGGTTGCGCCGCGATGAGCCGCTGACCGAGCACGATGTGCTGGTCTATCTCGTGCACAGCAGGGTGACCGAGCAGCGCGCGGCCGAGCAGATGCGCCTGCTGCGCAAGATCTTCGGCGATGATCCGGAGATCGGGCGTGCGGTGCGGATGATCTGTTCCGACGAGAACAACCACCTCGCGTATTGCCACGAAGAGCTGCTCCGGCTGTCCGCGCAAGGGCATCGTGGCGAGATCGACGCTCTGCTGCGCACCACCGCGCTCGCGGAGATCCGCGTCTACCGCACGGTGAGCCTCGCGGTGATGAAGCGCATGGGGCGGATCTTGCAGTGGCCTCGTTGGAAACAGGCGGTGCTCGGGCTCGGAGTCAACGCCGTTTACTGCTACGAACGACTGGGCGGCCATCGCCGAATGAGTGTGCTCAAGGCCCCGCCGCCTGCCTTGCGCAACGCGATGGGCCGCACAGGGCCCTCCGAGTCTGCCCTCCACCCCGCTGGTCCGTAG
- the zwf gene encoding glucose-6-phosphate dehydrogenase: protein MQADDVDALVIFGATGDLAKLETFPALVGLVERDVLAVPIVGVAKSGWDLQQFRAYAVASLKLNGMDPGSPAAVKMLGLLRYVDGDLDDDATYAAMSDAMGSGGRALFYLEVPPALFGRIAHGIASAGRAGDARVMVEKPFGNDLTSAIELNTTMHQVFPEDAIYRVDHWLGLEPLENVLFTRFANSVLEPLLNRTYVDSVQITMAEAFDVSDRGAFYDHTGAVRDVLQNHMLQVLASVLAEPPDGPGAGSWPQDKTRVLTAIKPASPSHAVRGQYEGYHDVAGVAPGSTTETYIAVRLAVDSWRWEDVPVMIRAGKCMPVTATDVTFHFRKPPHDLFDLPPSATANALRFRIWPESAVALTLAGKKPGTAWQAQREDLVFSQQPGSDMRPYDRLIGAALEGRRWLFTQQEAVEAAWEIVQPILEASSPHTYERGTWGPKEADQLLPEGIIWHDPQA from the coding sequence ATGCAGGCAGACGACGTCGACGCCCTGGTGATCTTCGGTGCCACCGGAGACCTGGCGAAACTCGAGACCTTCCCGGCCCTGGTCGGCCTGGTGGAACGCGATGTGCTCGCCGTGCCCATCGTCGGAGTGGCCAAGAGCGGCTGGGACCTTCAGCAGTTCCGTGCCTACGCCGTCGCCTCGCTCAAGCTCAACGGGATGGACCCGGGCAGCCCCGCGGCCGTGAAGATGCTCGGCCTGCTCCGCTACGTCGACGGCGACCTGGACGACGACGCGACGTACGCCGCGATGTCCGACGCGATGGGCTCGGGCGGCCGCGCCCTGTTCTACCTCGAGGTGCCACCGGCGCTGTTCGGACGCATCGCGCACGGAATCGCCTCCGCCGGCCGCGCCGGCGATGCCCGGGTGATGGTGGAGAAGCCGTTCGGAAACGATCTGACCAGCGCCATCGAACTCAACACCACGATGCACCAGGTCTTCCCGGAGGACGCGATCTACCGCGTCGACCACTGGCTGGGCCTGGAACCGCTGGAGAATGTGCTGTTCACCCGTTTCGCGAACTCGGTACTCGAGCCGCTGCTCAACCGCACATACGTGGACAGCGTCCAGATCACCATGGCCGAGGCCTTCGACGTTTCGGACCGCGGCGCGTTCTACGATCACACGGGCGCCGTCCGCGACGTCCTGCAGAACCACATGCTGCAGGTCCTGGCCAGCGTGCTGGCCGAGCCTCCGGACGGTCCCGGCGCGGGCTCGTGGCCGCAGGACAAGACGCGGGTGCTGACCGCGATCAAGCCCGCCTCACCGTCCCACGCCGTCCGCGGACAGTACGAGGGCTACCACGATGTGGCCGGCGTCGCGCCCGGATCAACCACGGAGACGTACATCGCCGTACGGTTGGCCGTCGACTCCTGGCGCTGGGAGGACGTGCCGGTCATGATCCGCGCGGGCAAGTGCATGCCGGTGACCGCGACGGACGTCACCTTCCACTTCCGCAAGCCGCCGCACGACCTGTTCGACCTGCCGCCCTCGGCCACAGCCAACGCACTGCGGTTCCGCATCTGGCCCGAGAGCGCGGTCGCCCTCACGCTGGCCGGCAAGAAGCCCGGAACCGCTTGGCAGGCCCAGCGCGAGGATCTGGTCTTCAGCCAGCAGCCGGGCTCGGACATGCGGCCCTACGACCGGCTGATCGGAGCGGCGCTGGAAGGCAGGCGCTGGCTGTTCACGCAGCAGGAGGCCGTCGAAGCCGCGTGGGAGATCGTCCAGCCCATCCTCGAGGCGAGTTCGCCGCACACCTACGAGCGCGGCACCTGGGGGCCGAAGGAAGCCGACCAGCTCCTGCCCGAGGGGATCATCTGGCACGATCCTCAGGCCTGA
- a CDS encoding thioredoxin family protein — MRKASSALAVGILAAALGGCASSANPSSSVAAGGPGSPAAAGSTASSSAASSSAAGTGTNQTSAQAMTPASSAPDPTGKTSPTPSSSRSTSAPSKPKGSSSPSATTPRPVTSGTVPSSFGYDPAADSKAQIAAARAAAKADGREVLLDFGASWCGNCVAMDQAFHTSGVQSVLASSYHLVQIDVDDNMSLLSQIAPSSSGSYGLPVIVILSPSGATRVDTDRSGNPGFDTSSFLAFLKKWAG, encoded by the coding sequence GTGCGCAAAGCATCTTCGGCCCTGGCCGTCGGAATACTCGCGGCCGCCCTCGGTGGCTGTGCCTCGTCTGCGAATCCATCGTCGAGTGTGGCAGCCGGTGGGCCTGGTTCTCCCGCAGCCGCCGGGAGTACGGCGTCCTCGAGTGCGGCGTCCTCGAGCGCGGCCGGCACCGGCACCAACCAGACGTCCGCCCAGGCCATGACGCCGGCCTCGTCCGCCCCGGACCCCACCGGCAAGACGTCGCCCACTCCGTCATCCAGCCGCTCCACGTCCGCGCCGAGCAAGCCCAAGGGCTCGTCCAGCCCGTCGGCCACGACGCCGCGGCCGGTGACGTCCGGCACGGTGCCGTCCTCCTTCGGCTACGACCCCGCCGCCGACTCCAAGGCCCAGATCGCGGCGGCGCGCGCCGCGGCCAAGGCTGACGGGCGGGAGGTGCTGCTCGACTTCGGTGCGAGCTGGTGCGGCAACTGCGTCGCGATGGACCAGGCGTTCCACACCTCCGGCGTCCAGAGTGTCCTGGCGTCGTCGTACCATTTGGTGCAAATCGACGTCGACGACAACATGAGCCTGCTGTCGCAGATCGCGCCGAGCAGTTCGGGGTCCTATGGCCTGCCGGTGATCGTCATTCTCAGCCCTTCGGGCGCCACGCGGGTGGACACCGACAGGAGCGGCAACCCGGGTTTCGACACGTCGTCGTTCCTGGCCTTCCTGAAGAAGTGGGCCGGATGA
- a CDS encoding FhaA domain-containing protein, with product MGMLDRVERRLDNLISGGFARAFKAELVPAEIAAELRRECDDTVVVRGQGRAVAANDYVVQMAPADFTRLAPYAAELAAQLNEAVRAHVHEQRYVLVGPLAVRLEAAEDLAVGVCHIRSVVLPANQPPGPSTTRPVSTPWLEMNGSRIPLSARMTIIGRAPEADVRLHDPGVSSRHAAIRLDRSATIEDLSSTNGTFVDGRRVRTADLHDGAVIVLGGVRVTFHNG from the coding sequence ATGGGAATGCTCGACCGTGTCGAACGACGACTGGACAACTTGATCAGCGGGGGCTTCGCGCGGGCCTTCAAGGCCGAACTGGTGCCCGCGGAGATCGCCGCTGAGCTGCGGCGGGAGTGCGACGACACCGTCGTGGTCCGCGGGCAGGGGCGCGCGGTGGCCGCGAACGACTACGTGGTGCAGATGGCCCCTGCCGACTTCACCCGGCTCGCCCCGTATGCGGCCGAGCTGGCGGCGCAGCTGAACGAAGCGGTCCGCGCGCACGTGCACGAGCAGCGTTACGTCCTCGTCGGCCCGCTCGCGGTGCGGCTCGAGGCCGCCGAGGATCTCGCCGTCGGCGTCTGCCACATCCGGAGCGTTGTCCTGCCGGCCAACCAGCCGCCCGGTCCGAGTACTACCCGGCCGGTGTCGACTCCGTGGCTGGAGATGAACGGGTCCCGGATCCCGCTGTCCGCGCGGATGACCATCATCGGGCGCGCTCCGGAGGCGGATGTCCGGCTGCACGACCCGGGAGTCTCCTCGCGGCATGCCGCGATCCGCCTCGACCGCTCCGCGACCATTGAAGACCTCAGCTCCACCAATGGAACCTTTGTGGACGGCCGGCGCGTCCGGACAGCCGATCTGCATGACGGGGCCGTGATAGTTCTCGGTGGAGTTCGAGTGACGTTCCACAACGGCTGA